The Mesorhizobium sp. M1D.F.Ca.ET.043.01.1.1 genome contains a region encoding:
- a CDS encoding AAA family ATPase, with amino-acid sequence MVARRPLTRLKAPYLKRILLEPSRVADWDQYPWDLPIFQGREFELEFTSAITIIVGENGTGKSTLLEAIGALAGYDEAGGGKGYMPVDHSSAIDRSGAALAGALRAHWLPKVTAGWFFRAESFYSIARYLDQAALVSGGAPPDFLSWSHGEGFIRFFEERCSRQGIYILDEPESALSPTRQIELLKLLQRMDQSGTAQVIMATHSPLLTACPNAQLFRISRFGLDPIDFQDTDHFRMMRDFCSDPAAFLAEALYEDEP; translated from the coding sequence GTGGTTGCCCGCAGGCCACTGACGCGGCTGAAGGCGCCATACCTCAAGCGCATCCTGCTTGAGCCGTCGCGCGTCGCGGATTGGGACCAATATCCGTGGGATCTGCCGATCTTCCAAGGCCGCGAATTCGAGCTTGAATTCACGAGTGCCATCACCATCATCGTCGGCGAGAACGGCACCGGCAAATCGACGCTGCTCGAAGCCATCGGCGCCCTGGCCGGCTATGACGAAGCCGGCGGCGGCAAAGGTTATATGCCCGTCGACCACTCCAGTGCCATCGACAGGAGCGGCGCGGCTCTTGCCGGCGCGCTGCGAGCCCACTGGCTGCCGAAGGTCACCGCGGGTTGGTTCTTTCGCGCCGAATCGTTCTACTCCATAGCTCGCTACCTCGATCAGGCGGCACTCGTTTCTGGCGGAGCGCCACCTGATTTCCTGTCATGGTCGCATGGCGAAGGCTTCATCCGCTTCTTCGAGGAGCGCTGCAGCCGCCAGGGCATCTACATCCTCGACGAGCCCGAAAGCGCGCTGTCGCCGACGCGCCAGATCGAGCTGCTCAAGCTCCTCCAGCGGATGGATCAATCCGGCACCGCGCAGGTGATCATGGCCACGCACTCGCCGCTGCTGACGGCCTGTCCGAATGCGCAGCTCTTCCGCATCAGCCGCTTCGGCCTCGACCCTATCGATTTTCAGGACACCGACCATTTTCGCATGATGCGCGACTTCTGCAGCGATCCGGCTGCCTTTCTCGCCGAAGCGCTGTATGAGGACGAGCCATGA
- a CDS encoding enoyl-CoA hydratase, which produces MAEVVAIKPAVTEGPVLASQDKGVLRLTLGSPPANALSLATMAALQVEFDRAREDKSVRVIILAASGKVFCAGHDLKEMTAHRADSDRGRAFFEKTFAACANLMQTIVRHPKPVVAEVDGLATAAGLQLVASCDLAIASHEATFCTPGVNIGLFCSTPMVALSRNVSRKQAMEMLLTGETIDAATAKEFGLVNRIVPREYLNQVVNKYAQAIASKSSLVVKTGKEAFYAQAEMGLADAYAYTGRVMVENMLARDAEEGIGAFIGKRNPEWTDE; this is translated from the coding sequence ATGGCTGAAGTTGTCGCCATCAAGCCCGCCGTCACGGAAGGCCCCGTTCTCGCCAGCCAGGACAAAGGCGTGCTGCGCCTGACGCTTGGCAGCCCGCCGGCCAACGCGCTGTCACTGGCGACGATGGCGGCGCTGCAGGTCGAATTCGATCGGGCGAGGGAAGACAAGTCCGTTCGCGTCATCATCCTGGCGGCATCCGGAAAAGTGTTCTGCGCCGGCCACGACCTCAAGGAAATGACCGCGCACCGCGCCGATTCCGATCGTGGCCGCGCCTTCTTCGAGAAGACTTTCGCCGCCTGCGCCAACCTGATGCAGACGATCGTGCGCCATCCAAAGCCGGTGGTCGCCGAGGTCGATGGCCTGGCCACCGCAGCCGGCCTGCAGCTCGTTGCAAGCTGCGATCTTGCGATTGCCTCGCATGAGGCGACCTTCTGCACGCCTGGCGTCAACATCGGCCTGTTCTGCTCGACGCCGATGGTGGCGCTGTCGCGCAACGTCTCGCGCAAGCAGGCGATGGAGATGCTTTTGACCGGCGAGACGATTGACGCGGCGACGGCCAAGGAATTCGGCCTGGTCAACCGCATCGTGCCGCGCGAATATCTGAATCAGGTTGTCAACAAATACGCTCAAGCCATTGCTTCCAAATCATCTTTGGTCGTCAAGACCGGCAAGGAAGCATTCTACGCGCAGGCCGAGATGGGGCTCGCCGACGCCTATGCCTATACTGGCCGGGTGATGGTCGAAAACATGCTGGCGCGCGACGCCGAGGAAGGCATCGGCGCCTTCATCGGCAAGCGCAACCCCGAATGGACCGACGAATAG
- a CDS encoding PaaI family thioesterase: protein MPAQSNLKPMLTAAEVNALMESVYPQLNDRLTSYQALDVFPGGCTVRLNADERHLRPGGTVSGPSLFTLADIGGYVCVLSHAGPDALSVTTNLNINFVRKAEAGPIDGHCRILKLGKSLMVFDIDIVAGPDGHTVAHATGTYSIPPKRPAMG, encoded by the coding sequence ATGCCTGCCCAAAGCAATCTGAAGCCGATGCTCACCGCGGCGGAAGTCAATGCGCTGATGGAGAGCGTATACCCGCAACTCAACGACCGGCTTACATCCTATCAGGCGCTGGACGTGTTTCCCGGCGGCTGCACGGTTCGCCTCAATGCCGACGAACGGCACCTGCGCCCGGGCGGCACGGTCTCCGGTCCGTCGCTGTTCACGCTGGCCGATATCGGCGGCTATGTCTGCGTGCTCTCCCATGCAGGCCCCGACGCGCTTTCGGTGACCACCAACCTCAACATCAATTTTGTCCGCAAGGCCGAGGCCGGGCCGATCGACGGCCATTGCCGCATACTGAAGCTCGGGAAGAGCCTGATGGTGTTCGATATCGACATCGTCGCCGGCCCGGACGGGCACACCGTGGCGCATGCCACAGGCACCTATTCGATCCCGCCAAAGCGACCCGCAATGGGGTAA
- the rplM gene encoding 50S ribosomal protein L13, producing MATFSQKPADVVKKWVLIDAEGLVVGRLATVIANHLRGKHKPTFTPHVDDGDNVIVINADKVVFTGKKYTDKVYYWHTGHPGGIKERTARQLLEGRFPERVVEKAVERMIPRGPLGRRQMKNLRVYAGAEHPHAAQQPVTLDVAKLNSKNKRAS from the coding sequence ATGGCTACCTTTTCGCAGAAGCCTGCGGATGTGGTGAAGAAGTGGGTGCTGATCGACGCCGAAGGTCTCGTCGTCGGACGCCTCGCCACTGTCATCGCCAACCATCTGCGCGGCAAGCACAAGCCCACCTTCACCCCGCATGTCGATGATGGCGACAACGTCATCGTCATCAATGCCGACAAGGTGGTGTTCACCGGCAAGAAATACACCGACAAGGTCTATTACTGGCACACCGGCCATCCCGGCGGCATCAAGGAGCGCACCGCGCGCCAGCTGCTCGAAGGCCGCTTCCCCGAGCGCGTCGTCGAGAAGGCCGTTGAGCGCATGATCCCGCGCGGCCCGCTTGGCCGCCGCCAGATGAAGAATCTCCGCGTCTACGCAGGCGCCGAGCATCCGCACGCCGCCCAGCAGCCCGTCACGCTCGACGTGGCCAAGCTGAACTCCAAGAACAAGAGGGCCTCGTAA
- the rpsI gene encoding 30S ribosomal protein S9: MAELSSLAELGTVTAAAQPAAPVHVQKLDKSGRAYATGKRKNAIARVWVKPGSGKITVNDKEFATYFARPVLQMILNQPIVAANRAGQYDIVATVIGGGLSGQAGAVRHGISKALTYYEPALRSVLKKGGFLTRDSRVVERKKYGKAKARRSFQFSKR; the protein is encoded by the coding sequence ATGGCTGAGCTTTCCTCGCTCGCAGAACTCGGGACTGTCACTGCCGCCGCGCAGCCGGCCGCGCCCGTCCACGTCCAGAAGCTCGACAAGTCGGGCCGCGCCTATGCCACCGGCAAGCGCAAGAACGCCATCGCGCGCGTCTGGGTGAAGCCGGGCTCCGGCAAGATCACTGTCAACGACAAGGAATTCGCGACCTATTTCGCGCGTCCGGTGCTGCAGATGATCCTCAACCAGCCGATCGTCGCCGCCAACCGCGCCGGCCAGTACGACATCGTCGCCACCGTCATCGGCGGCGGCCTCTCCGGCCAGGCGGGCGCCGTGCGTCACGGCATCTCCAAGGCGCTGACCTACTACGAGCCGGCGCTGCGCTCGGTGCTCAAGAAGGGCGGCTTCCTCACCCGCGACAGCCGCGTCGTCGAGCGCAAGAAGTACGGCAAGGCAAAGGCCCGCCGCAGCTTCCAGTTCTCGAAGCGCTGA
- a CDS encoding LysR family transcriptional regulator, translating to MAADLNDLQGFLAVARAGGFREAARVTAGSASVLSEAIRRLESQLGVRLFNRTTRSVALTEAGASLLARLAPALGEVEAALDVVNGFRDRPAGTLRLNVPISASRLVLPKIVPGFLAAYPAIRLEVIAEENFVDLLVAGCDAGIRYDERLEQDMIAVPIGPRAQRFTTSASPAYLAQHGRPQHPRDLLGHACLRGRFPSGVMTPWEFERDGEVVRVDPTGPLVVSIGGGVDLGIDAAIAGVGILWLFEDWVRPHFESGVLEPVLEPWWQEFSGPFLYYPGRRLVPAPLRAFIDYIKTPAGRW from the coding sequence ATGGCTGCTGACCTCAACGATCTCCAGGGATTTCTGGCGGTGGCGCGCGCCGGTGGCTTTCGCGAAGCGGCCCGGGTGACGGCGGGCAGTGCGTCTGTGCTCAGTGAAGCCATCCGCCGTTTGGAGAGCCAGCTCGGCGTGCGGCTCTTCAATCGCACCACGCGCAGTGTCGCTTTGACCGAGGCGGGCGCCAGCTTGCTTGCCCGGCTCGCCCCGGCGCTGGGCGAGGTCGAAGCAGCGCTTGATGTCGTCAACGGCTTTCGCGACCGGCCCGCCGGCACCTTGCGCCTCAACGTCCCGATCAGCGCGTCTCGGCTGGTGCTGCCAAAAATCGTTCCGGGATTTCTCGCCGCCTATCCCGCCATTCGCCTGGAAGTGATCGCGGAGGAGAATTTCGTCGACCTGCTGGTGGCAGGCTGCGATGCCGGCATCCGCTACGACGAGCGGCTGGAGCAGGACATGATCGCGGTGCCGATCGGGCCGCGCGCGCAGCGCTTCACCACTTCCGCCTCGCCGGCCTACCTCGCCCAGCACGGTCGGCCGCAACACCCGCGTGACCTGCTTGGTCATGCGTGCCTGCGTGGCCGCTTTCCCAGCGGGGTCATGACGCCCTGGGAATTCGAACGCGACGGCGAGGTGGTGCGGGTCGATCCCACCGGGCCATTGGTCGTCAGCATCGGTGGGGGCGTCGATCTCGGCATCGATGCGGCGATCGCCGGCGTCGGCATTCTGTGGCTGTTCGAGGACTGGGTACGTCCGCATTTCGAGAGCGGCGTGCTGGAGCCTGTGCTGGAGCCATGGTGGCAGGAGTTTTCCGGGCCGTTCCTCTATTACCCCGGGCGCCGCCTGGTGCCCGCGCCGCTGCGCGCCTTCATTGACTACATCAAGACACCGGCGGGTCGGTGGTGA
- a CDS encoding aldo/keto reductase family oxidoreductase, protein MSSDKSGTYKLGDRIVRRLGYGAMQLAGKGVFGPPKDPAAAIAVLREAVAQGVNHIDTSDYYGPHVTNRLIREALAPYPDDLVIVTKIGARRGSDASWLPAYSPEELTQAVHDNLGNLGLDVLEVVNLRIMFGIHGPAEGSIEAQLAALAELQRKGLVRHIGLSNVTRRQIEEGRKICKIACVQNQYNLAHRDDDSLIDELARDGIAYVPFFPLGGFNPLQSSTLSGVAERLGATPMQVALAWLLQRSPNILLIPGTSSAGHLRENLAAAEFELPAEVLRELDEVAKAA, encoded by the coding sequence ATGTCCAGTGACAAATCCGGCACCTACAAACTCGGCGACCGCATCGTCCGCCGGCTCGGCTACGGCGCCATGCAGCTAGCCGGCAAGGGCGTGTTCGGTCCACCGAAAGATCCTGCCGCGGCGATCGCCGTGCTGCGCGAGGCCGTGGCGCAAGGCGTGAACCACATCGACACCAGCGACTACTATGGGCCTCATGTCACCAACAGGCTGATCAGGGAGGCGCTGGCGCCCTATCCGGACGATCTGGTGATCGTGACCAAGATCGGCGCCCGTCGGGGCAGCGATGCCTCCTGGCTGCCGGCCTATTCGCCCGAAGAACTCACCCAGGCCGTGCACGACAACCTCGGCAATCTCGGGCTCGACGTCCTCGAGGTGGTCAATCTGCGCATCATGTTCGGCATTCACGGCCCGGCCGAAGGCTCGATCGAGGCGCAGTTGGCCGCTCTGGCCGAATTGCAGCGCAAGGGCTTGGTGCGCCATATCGGCTTGAGCAATGTGACCCGCAGGCAGATCGAGGAAGGCCGCAAGATCTGCAAGATCGCCTGCGTTCAGAACCAGTACAATCTGGCGCATCGGGACGACGACTCGCTGATCGATGAGCTTGCCCGCGACGGCATCGCCTATGTGCCGTTCTTCCCGCTCGGCGGCTTCAATCCGCTACAGTCCTCGACCTTGTCGGGTGTCGCTGAACGGCTCGGCGCGACGCCGATGCAGGTGGCGCTCGCCTGGCTGTTGCAGCGTTCGCCCAACATCCTGCTGATCCCGGGCACATCGTCCGCCGGGCATCTGCGCGAGAATCTCGCGGCGGCGGAGTTCGAGTTGCCGGCTGAGGTTCTCCGGGAACTGGACGAGGTCGCGAAGGCGGCGTGA
- a CDS encoding YbhB/YbcL family Raf kinase inhibitor-like protein, which yields MTLRLGFTLLALAAFATQASAFEISSPSVSNGKWGAKYLGDKAGCGGKSVSIALAWKDPPAGTKSYALTMFDPDANGGKGFWHWLVWNIPASAKGLAEGAGSKSGKRMPKGAVSGEGGVGRSGYFGPCPPPGSGTHHYLFTLYALGEPKLRTPENPSPEMVSVAAKSQALAEASVTYTYGR from the coding sequence ATGACCCTACGCCTCGGCTTCACCTTGCTTGCGCTCGCTGCCTTCGCCACCCAGGCATCGGCCTTCGAAATCTCCAGCCCGTCGGTCTCCAACGGCAAATGGGGTGCAAAATATCTCGGCGACAAGGCCGGCTGCGGCGGCAAGAGCGTCTCGATCGCGCTTGCCTGGAAGGACCCGCCGGCCGGCACCAAGAGCTACGCGCTCACCATGTTCGATCCCGATGCCAATGGCGGCAAGGGCTTCTGGCATTGGCTGGTCTGGAACATCCCGGCCAGCGCCAAGGGCCTGGCCGAGGGCGCCGGCTCGAAAAGCGGCAAGCGCATGCCCAAGGGCGCGGTGTCCGGCGAAGGCGGTGTCGGCCGCTCCGGCTATTTCGGCCCATGTCCGCCGCCCGGCAGCGGCACTCATCACTATCTCTTCACGCTCTATGCGCTCGGCGAGCCGAAGCTGCGCACGCCGGAAAATCCGTCGCCGGAGATGGTGTCGGTCGCGGCGAAAAGTCAGGCGCTGGCCGAGGCGAGTGTGACCTATACGTATGGGAGGTAG
- a CDS encoding PLP-dependent aminotransferase family protein yields the protein MKASEIRELLKLLDQPDIISFAGGIPDPSLFPAEAIADAYQAVLGGAEAGAALQYQVSEGFLPLRKWLAAHMGQLGVACDEGNIFITSGSQQALDYLGKLFLSPGDTALVTWPTYLGALQAFNAYEPRYDRLNTAGGNMTPEAYRAAAAANGGKVKFAYLVPDFANPTGNTLDARQREAVLDLAGELDIAVIEDAAYRALRYGGEGVTPILALDCARSGGIDKARTIYCGSFSKILSPGMRVGWVCAPRHVVEKLVLMKQASDLHSPSINQMVMHRVAETIFDGQVEKLIGAYRRRRDALLGALEASMPKGISWSRPDGGMFVWLTLPEDADATDLLARSVKEARVAFVPGNAFYADGTGRNTLRMSFTLADDRAVNEGVPRLAKLLQA from the coding sequence ATGAAGGCCTCGGAAATCCGCGAGCTCTTGAAGCTGCTCGACCAGCCTGACATCATCTCCTTTGCCGGCGGCATTCCGGACCCTTCGCTGTTTCCGGCCGAGGCCATCGCCGACGCCTACCAGGCCGTGCTTGGCGGCGCGGAGGCCGGCGCCGCCCTGCAATACCAGGTCAGCGAAGGTTTTCTGCCGCTGCGCAAATGGCTGGCCGCCCATATGGGCCAGCTCGGCGTCGCCTGTGACGAGGGCAACATCTTCATCACCTCCGGCTCGCAGCAGGCGCTCGACTATCTCGGCAAGCTCTTCTTGTCTCCCGGCGACACCGCGCTGGTCACCTGGCCGACGTATCTCGGAGCGCTGCAGGCCTTCAACGCCTATGAGCCGCGCTACGACCGGCTCAACACGGCCGGCGGCAACATGACGCCGGAGGCCTACCGCGCCGCAGCCGCGGCGAATGGCGGCAAGGTGAAATTCGCTTATCTGGTTCCGGACTTCGCCAACCCGACCGGCAACACGCTAGATGCCAGGCAGCGCGAGGCGGTGCTTGACCTCGCCGGCGAGCTCGACATCGCTGTGATCGAGGACGCCGCCTACCGCGCGCTGCGCTATGGCGGGGAGGGCGTGACGCCGATCCTGGCCCTCGACTGCGCGCGCTCTGGCGGCATCGACAAGGCGCGCACGATCTATTGCGGCTCCTTCTCCAAGATCCTGTCGCCCGGCATGCGCGTCGGCTGGGTCTGCGCGCCGCGCCATGTAGTGGAGAAGCTGGTGCTGATGAAGCAGGCCTCCGACCTGCACAGCCCTTCGATCAACCAGATGGTCATGCATCGCGTCGCCGAGACCATCTTCGACGGCCAGGTGGAAAAACTGATCGGCGCCTACCGCCGGCGCCGCGACGCGCTGCTCGGCGCGCTCGAAGCCAGCATGCCGAAGGGCATCTCGTGGAGCCGGCCGGATGGCGGCATGTTCGTCTGGCTGACGCTGCCGGAAGACGCCGACGCCACCGATCTCCTGGCGCGTTCGGTGAAGGAGGCGCGCGTCGCCTTCGTGCCGGGCAACGCCTTCTACGCCGACGGCACCGGCCGCAACACGCTGCGCATGTCGTTTACGCTGGCCGATGACCGTGCGGTGAACGAGGGTGTGCCGAGGCTGGCGAAGCTGCTGCAAGCGTAG
- a CDS encoding sulfotransferase family protein, giving the protein MTLELIGAGFGRTGTWSTFTALNRLGFPSYHMQEVIINKANKGHLDFWRKVANSPPGSQHDWSRVFANYRATVDNPGCCVWRELMAAYPNAKVLLTLHPRGAEAWYDSTIDTIYFTENVWQFRVLEWLTPFGRKFGDMSRKLVWGRTLKGVMDDRDKAVARYNAYIEEVKAAVSPERLLVFKVTDGWGPLCDFLGVPLPNEPFPNLNDRASIKKIINGMIIGSYVMLAGVAALIALVIGGLWWWLG; this is encoded by the coding sequence ATGACGCTCGAGCTTATCGGGGCCGGATTCGGCCGCACCGGCACGTGGTCCACTTTCACCGCGCTGAACAGGCTCGGCTTTCCGAGCTACCACATGCAGGAAGTCATCATCAACAAGGCCAACAAGGGCCATCTCGACTTCTGGCGCAAGGTGGCGAACAGCCCGCCGGGCAGCCAGCACGACTGGAGCCGCGTCTTCGCCAACTACCGGGCGACCGTCGACAATCCGGGCTGCTGCGTGTGGCGGGAACTGATGGCCGCCTACCCCAACGCAAAGGTGCTGTTGACGCTGCATCCGCGCGGCGCCGAAGCCTGGTACGACAGCACCATCGACACGATCTACTTCACCGAGAATGTCTGGCAGTTCAGGGTGCTGGAATGGCTGACGCCGTTCGGCCGCAAGTTCGGCGACATGTCGCGAAAGCTGGTCTGGGGTCGCACGCTGAAAGGCGTCATGGACGACCGCGACAAGGCGGTGGCGCGCTACAACGCCTATATCGAGGAGGTGAAGGCGGCGGTGTCGCCGGAAAGGCTGCTGGTCTTCAAGGTCACCGACGGCTGGGGGCCGCTCTGCGATTTCCTCGGCGTCCCGCTGCCGAACGAGCCCTTCCCCAACCTCAACGACCGCGCCAGCATCAAGAAGATCATCAACGGCATGATCATAGGATCCTATGTGATGCTCGCCGGCGTGGCGGCGCTGATCGCGCTGGTGATCGGCGGGCTGTGGTGGTGGCTGGGGTAG
- a CDS encoding GYD domain-containing protein — MKVTILANYEPHAAKGLMQGSNREVAIQALFESVGGKMSSLMFTRGMYDVVVNGEVPDQVAGMGMALAVRASGSVRDMVVLEELDMKAVLAAANKAAGAYKPAG; from the coding sequence ATGAAGGTTACCATATTGGCCAACTACGAACCCCATGCCGCCAAAGGGCTGATGCAGGGATCGAACCGGGAAGTTGCGATCCAGGCGCTTTTTGAAAGCGTCGGCGGCAAGATGAGCAGCCTGATGTTCACGCGCGGCATGTACGACGTCGTCGTCAATGGCGAGGTGCCGGATCAGGTTGCGGGGATGGGCATGGCGCTTGCGGTGCGCGCCAGCGGTTCGGTGCGCGACATGGTCGTCCTCGAGGAACTCGACATGAAGGCGGTGCTCGCGGCCGCCAACAAGGCCGCCGGCGCCTACAAGCCCGCCGGCTGA
- a CDS encoding DUF1127 domain-containing protein has product MFKSLNRIRAAFAQASKRRRTTRELNELPPEIRNDIGWPQTAHDNEIRLPF; this is encoded by the coding sequence ATGTTTAAAAGCCTTAACCGCATCCGCGCCGCCTTTGCGCAGGCGAGCAAGCGCCGCAGGACGACACGCGAACTGAACGAGCTGCCGCCTGAGATCCGCAACGATATCGGCTGGCCACAGACCGCTCATGACAATGAGATTCGGCTGCCGTTCTAG
- a CDS encoding mechanosensitive ion channel domain-containing protein produces MDVRDTIGRALAWASGWLDYAANPWFLYQAAIIVTLFLAAKLAATRVEPLAENQARRIKGHPGLLRVVIALLRRTDWILFALFLFAALSVLRAFTWPSRTHLLHIVLSLSLAWLVASVLSRIVHNRLVARLLGWLIWIYAALVILGISEETGSFLDSLAISLGAIRLSALLLLKALLLLAATVWFAVVVGNYVDERVRISEELTPSIRVLVGKVAKIGLVLFAGAFALSAVGVDLTALTVFSGAIGVGLAFGLQKVVSNFVSGIIILLDKSIKPGDTISLEGTFGWIRELRARFVSVVTRDGREYLIPNEDFITQRVINWSFSDNLVRLDVDFGVSYDADPHKVSELAIEAAISVGRVEADRRPVCWLTGFGDSSLNFVLRFWIHDPQQGLTNVRGKVLLALWDTFKKNGIDIPYPHREVIVREAGSTGLKGNWAAR; encoded by the coding sequence ATGGATGTTCGCGACACCATCGGTCGAGCACTGGCCTGGGCCAGCGGATGGTTAGACTATGCCGCGAATCCGTGGTTTCTCTATCAGGCCGCCATCATCGTCACACTGTTCCTCGCGGCCAAACTCGCGGCGACGCGCGTCGAGCCGCTCGCGGAGAATCAGGCGCGCCGGATCAAGGGCCATCCCGGACTGCTGAGGGTCGTGATAGCCCTGTTGCGGCGCACCGATTGGATCCTCTTCGCGCTCTTCCTGTTTGCAGCACTCAGCGTCTTGCGTGCCTTCACCTGGCCAAGCCGTACCCATCTCCTCCACATCGTGCTGTCGCTGTCGCTTGCATGGCTGGTGGCGTCGGTGCTGTCCCGCATCGTCCACAACCGCCTCGTCGCCCGGCTTCTCGGCTGGCTGATCTGGATCTATGCGGCGCTTGTCATCTTGGGCATCAGCGAGGAGACTGGAAGCTTCCTCGACAGCCTCGCCATCTCGTTGGGTGCGATCCGATTGTCGGCCCTCCTGCTGCTCAAGGCGCTGCTGTTGCTGGCCGCCACGGTCTGGTTTGCCGTGGTCGTCGGCAACTATGTCGATGAGCGCGTCCGCATCTCCGAGGAACTGACGCCCTCGATCCGCGTCCTCGTCGGCAAGGTGGCGAAGATCGGTCTTGTTCTGTTCGCCGGCGCCTTCGCCCTTTCGGCCGTCGGCGTCGACCTGACGGCACTGACGGTCTTCTCCGGAGCGATCGGCGTCGGCCTCGCCTTCGGGCTGCAGAAGGTCGTATCGAACTTCGTCTCCGGCATCATCATCCTGCTCGACAAGTCGATCAAACCTGGCGACACCATCTCGCTCGAAGGCACATTCGGCTGGATACGCGAATTGCGGGCGCGTTTCGTCTCGGTGGTCACGCGCGACGGCCGCGAGTATCTCATCCCGAACGAGGACTTCATAACCCAAAGGGTCATCAACTGGTCGTTCAGCGATAATCTCGTGCGGCTCGACGTGGATTTTGGCGTCTCTTACGACGCCGACCCCCATAAGGTCAGCGAACTGGCGATAGAGGCAGCGATCAGCGTCGGCAGGGTCGAAGCCGACCGCCGGCCGGTCTGCTGGCTGACCGGGTTCGGCGACTCCTCGCTCAACTTCGTCCTGCGTTTCTGGATTCACGATCCGCAGCAGGGGCTGACCAATGTCCGCGGCAAGGTGCTGCTGGCCCTGTGGGACACTTTCAAAAAGAACGGCATAGATATCCCCTATCCGCACCGCGAGGTCATCGTGAGGGAGGCTGGGTCGACCGGGTTGAAAGGCAATTGGGCGGCACGTTGA
- a CDS encoding DUF2934 domain-containing protein, which yields MADQSREDRIRQRAYELWEKDGKPEGADLRFWEQAMSEIDEEDQRQDRSGKRVGRTGA from the coding sequence ATGGCTGACCAGAGCAGGGAAGACCGCATCCGCCAGCGTGCCTATGAGCTTTGGGAGAAGGACGGAAAGCCCGAGGGCGCCGACTTGCGCTTTTGGGAACAGGCGATGAGCGAGATCGACGAAGAGGATCAAAGGCAGGATAGGTCGGGAAAGCGCGTCGGCCGGACTGGCGCATAG
- a CDS encoding GFA family protein has translation MPNFSLPAEGGCRCGRVRLRVSAKPLLAMACHCTGCQKMSSSAYSLSAAIPSDGFEITKGEPVIGGLHGASKHYFCGYCMTWMFTRPEGLDWFVNLRPTMLDDPAWFTPFVETWTSEKLPWATTPAVHSYAALPAFEEYEGLVAEYAGLQA, from the coding sequence TTGCCCAACTTTTCCCTGCCTGCCGAAGGCGGCTGCCGCTGCGGCCGCGTGCGCCTGAGGGTATCGGCAAAGCCCTTGCTCGCAATGGCCTGCCACTGCACCGGCTGCCAGAAGATGTCGTCCAGCGCCTATTCGCTGAGCGCGGCGATCCCCTCGGACGGCTTCGAGATCACCAAAGGCGAGCCGGTGATCGGCGGCCTGCATGGCGCCTCGAAACACTATTTCTGCGGCTACTGCATGACCTGGATGTTCACCCGGCCGGAGGGGCTGGACTGGTTCGTCAACCTGCGCCCGACCATGCTGGATGACCCTGCCTGGTTCACGCCCTTTGTCGAGACCTGGACCAGCGAGAAATTGCCCTGGGCGACGACGCCCGCCGTGCACAGCTATGCGGCTCTGCCGGCCTTCGAAGAATATGAGGGACTGGTCGCGGAATACGCCGGGTTGCAGGCCTGA
- a CDS encoding isochorismatase family protein gives MPDTPSATAPLIVIDLQTGMFDGRFDPPIHDADTIAERARKLIGWARRTGRKVAFIRHDGPEGDPLAPGASGWPVWPRLGQAADEPTFGKSVGNAFSNAALAEWVAGQGARDVVLIGAQTDFCVAATVKGAFAEGLGVTVVSDAHSTLDSQEEKAPAIIARLNEAFAEQGVRLATTAALTESRALPFAHKGEKGRTYQGGPSCPTFPCLPKAAAAAAACA, from the coding sequence ATGCCAGACACCCCCTCCGCCACCGCTCCGCTCATCGTCATCGACCTGCAGACCGGCATGTTCGATGGCCGCTTCGACCCGCCGATCCATGACGCCGACACCATTGCCGAGCGCGCTCGAAAACTGATCGGCTGGGCGCGCCGTACCGGCCGCAAGGTGGCCTTCATCCGCCATGACGGGCCGGAAGGCGATCCGCTGGCGCCGGGTGCATCGGGCTGGCCGGTGTGGCCGCGGCTCGGCCAGGCGGCAGACGAGCCGACCTTCGGCAAGAGCGTCGGCAACGCCTTTTCCAATGCAGCCCTTGCCGAATGGGTGGCCGGGCAGGGCGCTCGGGACGTCGTTCTCATCGGCGCCCAGACCGATTTCTGCGTCGCCGCTACTGTCAAGGGCGCCTTTGCCGAAGGGCTTGGGGTCACAGTGGTTTCGGACGCGCACTCGACGCTGGATTCCCAGGAGGAGAAGGCGCCAGCCATCATCGCGCGGCTCAACGAGGCTTTCGCCGAGCAAGGCGTGCGGCTGGCGACAACGGCTGCGCTGACGGAGAGCCGAGCGCTTCCCTTCGCTCACAAGGGGGAGAAGGGAAGAACCTACCAAGGAGGCCCGTCTTGCCCAACTTTTCCCTGCCTGCCGAAGGCGGCTGCCGCTGCGGCCGCGTGCGCCTGA